A window of Terriglobus sp. RCC_193 contains these coding sequences:
- a CDS encoding Rrf2 family transcriptional regulator codes for MLRLTKKADYGLMALKYLAEQAVLTGKTGSASAQSAKDIAEAYHIPPQLLAKILQTLTRQGILVSHAGTNGGYALARSAAEISAFEVIRAIDGPLFITSCITIHGTCDLAGHCTIKEPLRKVNDSIKELLSGLNIADLAEPQDTAAPANTLGGGLVSIAL; via the coding sequence ATGCTGCGGTTGACTAAAAAAGCGGATTACGGCCTGATGGCCCTGAAATATCTTGCGGAGCAGGCTGTCCTGACCGGCAAGACGGGGTCGGCCAGTGCTCAATCGGCCAAGGACATTGCGGAGGCGTATCACATTCCGCCTCAGCTTCTTGCCAAGATTTTGCAGACGTTGACCCGGCAGGGCATTCTTGTTTCGCACGCTGGAACCAACGGCGGCTACGCGCTGGCGCGTTCGGCTGCTGAAATCAGTGCGTTTGAGGTGATCCGCGCCATTGATGGCCCGCTGTTCATCACCTCCTGCATCACCATTCACGGCACCTGCGACCTGGCCGGTCATTGCACCATCAAAGAACCGCTGCGCAAGGTGAATGACAGCATCAAGGAGCTGCTCAGCGGCCTCAATATTGCCGATCTGGCGGAACCGCAGGACACCGCCGCACCAGCCAACACGCTGGGCGGAGGCCTTGTCTCCATCGCTCTTTAG
- a CDS encoding IscS subfamily cysteine desulfurase, producing MSLATEIELLESTPAHKGVQLPIYMDNHATTALDPRVLEAMLPYMTKIYGNAASRNHQFGWEAEQGVDKAREQIAKLIGASPKEIIFTSGATEGNNLAIKGVAEMYREKGNHIITQVTEHKAVLDTCKHLEKRGYKVTYLPVEADGLVDVAKIAEAITPETILVSIMYANNEIGVINPIAEIGKLCHEKGVLFHVDGVQAVGKIPVDVQKDNIDLLSMSGHKIYGPKGVGALYVRRRSPRVQLVSQIDGGGHERGMRSGTLNVPGIVGLGKACEIAGEEMEAETKRLIELRDYMKAKFEAALDYVHVNGNMDHHLPGNLNMSFVYVEGESLLMGINDIAVSSGSACTSATLEPSYVLKALGLGDDVAHSSIRFGLGRFNTKEEVDYVSDKLIDTVLKLRELSPLYEMVKEGIDLDKVEWTAH from the coding sequence ATGAGCCTCGCCACGGAAATCGAACTGCTGGAATCCACACCGGCCCATAAGGGCGTTCAGCTGCCCATTTACATGGACAACCACGCCACCACTGCGCTCGATCCGCGCGTTCTGGAAGCCATGCTGCCGTACATGACCAAGATTTACGGCAACGCTGCCAGCCGCAATCACCAGTTCGGCTGGGAAGCTGAACAGGGTGTGGACAAGGCGCGCGAACAGATCGCCAAGCTCATCGGTGCTTCGCCGAAGGAGATCATCTTCACCTCTGGTGCCACCGAAGGCAACAACCTTGCCATCAAGGGCGTCGCGGAGATGTACCGCGAAAAGGGCAACCACATCATCACCCAGGTGACCGAGCACAAGGCTGTGCTGGACACCTGTAAACACCTGGAAAAGCGCGGCTACAAGGTAACCTATCTGCCCGTTGAGGCGGACGGCCTGGTCGACGTTGCAAAGATCGCGGAAGCCATCACACCGGAGACCATCCTTGTCTCCATCATGTACGCCAACAATGAGATCGGCGTCATCAATCCCATCGCAGAAATTGGCAAGCTGTGCCATGAGAAGGGCGTGCTCTTCCACGTGGACGGCGTGCAGGCTGTGGGCAAGATCCCCGTGGACGTGCAGAAGGACAACATCGATCTGCTCTCCATGTCCGGCCATAAAATCTACGGACCCAAGGGAGTGGGCGCGCTGTACGTTCGCCGCCGCAGCCCGCGTGTTCAGCTTGTTTCGCAGATTGACGGTGGCGGCCACGAGCGCGGTATGCGTTCCGGCACGCTCAACGTCCCCGGCATCGTTGGTCTCGGTAAAGCCTGCGAAATCGCCGGTGAAGAGATGGAAGCAGAGACCAAGCGCCTTATCGAACTTCGCGACTATATGAAGGCGAAGTTCGAGGCCGCTCTGGACTACGTTCACGTCAACGGCAACATGGACCATCACCTGCCCGGCAACCTGAACATGAGCTTCGTCTACGTGGAAGGCGAGAGCCTGCTGATGGGCATCAACGACATCGCGGTCTCCTCCGGTTCGGCCTGCACCTCGGCCACGCTGGAGCCCAGCTACGTGCTGAAGGCCCTCGGCCTCGGCGACGACGTGGCACACTCGTCCATCCGCTTCGGTCTTGGCCGCTTCAACACTAAGGAAGAAGTGGATTACGTCAGCGACAAGCTCATCGACACGGTGCTGAAGCTCCGCGAACTGAGCCCACTGTACGAGATGGTCAAGGAAGGCATCGACCTCGACAAGGTCGAGTGGACCGCCCACTAA
- the iscU gene encoding Fe-S cluster assembly scaffold IscU codes for MAYSDKVVDHYENPRNVGTLDKNSAEVGTGLVGAPECGDVMRLQIKVNPDTQVIEDAKFKTFGCGSAIASSSLATEWVKGKTIDEALAISNTEIVKELALPPVKIHCSVLAEDAIRAAIGDWKKKNHAVEPELAAAAH; via the coding sequence ATGGCATACAGCGATAAGGTAGTCGATCACTACGAGAATCCGCGGAACGTTGGAACGCTCGACAAGAACTCCGCCGAAGTGGGCACGGGCCTGGTTGGCGCGCCGGAGTGCGGCGACGTCATGCGCCTCCAGATCAAGGTCAACCCCGACACGCAGGTTATTGAAGACGCGAAGTTTAAGACCTTCGGCTGCGGTTCGGCCATTGCCTCCTCCTCGCTCGCGACGGAGTGGGTCAAGGGCAAGACCATTGATGAAGCCCTCGCCATCTCCAACACGGAGATCGTGAAGGAACTGGCACTGCCGCCGGTCAAGATTCACTGCTCGGTGCTGGCGGAAGACGCCATCCGCGCCGCCATCGGCGACTGGAAGAAGAAGAACCACGCCGTCGAGCCGGAGCTGGCCGCAGCAGCACACTAA
- a CDS encoding DUF4242 domain-containing protein yields MPKFLIERTLPGAGDLTAEQLKAISQTSCSVLRNLGPQIQWIESFVTPNKIYCVYVAPNAELIREHARLGGFPADSVEPIRETISPVTAE; encoded by the coding sequence ATGCCGAAGTTTCTGATCGAAAGAACATTGCCGGGCGCAGGTGACCTGACGGCGGAGCAGTTGAAAGCCATTTCACAGACATCCTGCTCCGTGCTGCGCAACCTGGGCCCACAAATTCAGTGGATTGAGTCCTTCGTGACGCCGAACAAAATCTACTGCGTCTACGTGGCACCGAATGCGGAACTGATCCGCGAGCACGCTCGCCTGGGCGGTTTTCCCGCCGACTCTGTGGAGCCGATTAGGGAAACCATCAGCCCGGTTACGGCAGAGTGA
- a CDS encoding HesB/IscA family protein: protein MSVVGISTTTSNEMSAPAPAAGAAPVYSSPIVPPVSAPPDNAKAQNIQVTEKALKRIRSAMQKEGVSAEQGGLRVGITGGGCSGLSYNIRFDSQARERDRVYVYEQDGDKVQIFVDPKSFLYLSGMILDFEETLMRQGFNFINPHSTKSCGCGSSFTA, encoded by the coding sequence ATGTCCGTAGTAGGAATCAGCACGACGACCAGTAACGAGATGAGCGCACCTGCGCCAGCAGCAGGCGCTGCTCCGGTGTACTCCAGCCCCATCGTTCCGCCCGTTTCTGCACCGCCGGATAACGCGAAGGCCCAGAATATCCAGGTGACGGAAAAGGCGCTGAAGCGCATCCGCTCAGCGATGCAGAAGGAAGGTGTCTCCGCCGAACAGGGCGGTCTGCGGGTGGGCATCACGGGCGGAGGCTGCAGTGGTCTCAGCTACAACATCCGTTTCGATTCGCAGGCCCGCGAACGTGATCGCGTGTACGTCTACGAGCAGGACGGCGACAAGGTCCAGATCTTCGTTGACCCCAAAAGTTTCCTCTACCTCAGCGGCATGATCCTCGACTTTGAAGAGACGCTGATGCGTCAGGGCTTCAACTTCATCAACCCGCACAGCACCAAGAGCTGCGGTTGCGGATCATCGTTCACGGCTTAG
- a CDS encoding GNAT family N-acetyltransferase: MRLDYLHTAEHPVCRVPARYYRMVNIAGEHVGNINLRLDTTEAITRYAGHIGYEVFPEHRGHRYAAQAVRLLIPVAREHKITLLWITCDPENTASRRTLELAGAEYVETVNVLYNHAIFLAGHPSKCRYRLATSPETDTPQIPSEEKP, translated from the coding sequence GTGCGCCTCGACTATCTCCACACCGCCGAACACCCGGTCTGTCGCGTCCCTGCGCGCTACTACCGCATGGTGAACATCGCAGGCGAACACGTTGGCAACATCAATCTCCGGCTCGACACCACGGAAGCCATTACGCGCTACGCGGGCCACATCGGCTATGAAGTGTTCCCGGAGCATCGCGGTCATCGCTACGCTGCGCAAGCCGTACGCTTGCTGATCCCTGTTGCACGAGAGCATAAGATCACCCTGCTCTGGATCACCTGTGACCCTGAAAATACTGCATCCCGACGCACCCTTGAGCTTGCTGGTGCCGAGTATGTGGAGACGGTGAACGTGCTCTACAACCACGCCATTTTCCTCGCTGGCCATCCGAGCAAATGCCGTTATCGACTTGCTACTTCGCCTGAAACGGATACGCCACAGATACCATCAGAAGAGAAGCCATGA
- the hscB gene encoding Fe-S protein assembly co-chaperone HscB, with product MTYFEVFSLPTKLALDTAALEKSFYKLSREFHPDRFASRSAEEQAEATEKSSLLNDAYRALRDPIRRTEYLLELEGVELEEQSVKATESARASGTEKKQIVPADLLEEAFELNMQLEEMKMAKQMGDDDPQLRKDLEAAKSNFTAMLDDSQKQLEALWTKWDAAIDADDLNAKSTVKDAMVALLNRRSYLRNLVRDVNAALE from the coding sequence ATGACCTACTTCGAAGTTTTCAGCCTGCCCACCAAACTCGCGCTCGACACTGCCGCCCTTGAGAAGAGTTTCTACAAGCTTTCGCGTGAGTTTCACCCGGATCGTTTCGCCTCCAGATCTGCGGAGGAACAGGCGGAAGCAACCGAGAAATCTTCACTGCTGAACGATGCCTATCGCGCTTTACGTGACCCCATTCGCCGCACGGAATATCTGCTGGAGTTGGAAGGCGTCGAGCTGGAAGAGCAGTCAGTCAAGGCCACGGAATCCGCGCGTGCCTCAGGCACGGAGAAGAAGCAGATTGTTCCGGCGGATCTTCTGGAAGAGGCCTTCGAACTGAATATGCAGTTGGAAGAGATGAAGATGGCGAAGCAGATGGGCGATGACGATCCCCAGCTTCGCAAAGATCTTGAAGCGGCAAAGTCAAACTTTACCGCTATGCTCGACGATTCGCAGAAGCAACTGGAAGCACTTTGGACCAAGTGGGACGCGGCTATCGATGCTGACGACCTCAACGCAAAGTCCACAGTGAAGGATGCGATGGTGGCGTTACTCAATCGCCGCAGCTATCTGAGAAATCTTGTACGTGATGTAAATGCAGCGCTGGAATAA
- a CDS encoding nucleotidyltransferase family protein → MPSFSPEFQLAIACILPQGDARSQRMERLLEAGIDWPLMLRVLERHRIAGLATTALRPYADGIPAETWQVLQQAMRRDGMENLRQAMASRSAVEALARSGVACAVLKGVTVGQLAYGSETIRHSRDIDMVILPEDIWKADDVLRGMGYRREMPEPDWSRERIQRSQLHQKHFGYFHDQHKMKLELHARLCNNRFLTPLHFDPKRVMLVKLAGCGVSLPTLPIRDLVLHLCLHGTSHSWMRLKWLADIVALLHTWSAAELQELAAYAKECRLERQLAQAVALSEALCDASLPITFPPSNRVKIATRLAVSILSAGQGADDPYSHMFNTSFIELSQFLVSHNARSLAAQVGDLATSGGYYSNHNIVAVAPKRMLEWLQKRTRQLLR, encoded by the coding sequence ATGCCTTCCTTCTCACCCGAGTTTCAGCTTGCGATCGCGTGCATTCTGCCTCAGGGTGATGCGCGCTCGCAACGCATGGAGCGGTTGTTAGAAGCTGGCATTGACTGGCCGCTGATGTTGCGCGTGCTGGAGCGGCATCGCATCGCAGGACTCGCGACAACAGCGTTGCGTCCGTATGCAGACGGCATCCCCGCAGAAACATGGCAGGTATTGCAGCAGGCCATGCGACGCGATGGCATGGAAAACCTGCGTCAGGCGATGGCGAGCCGTAGCGCAGTAGAAGCATTGGCTCGAAGCGGTGTTGCCTGTGCCGTATTGAAGGGCGTAACCGTGGGCCAACTGGCCTATGGCAGCGAAACGATTCGACACAGCCGCGACATTGACATGGTGATTCTGCCGGAAGACATCTGGAAAGCAGATGATGTCCTGCGCGGAATGGGCTATCGGCGTGAGATGCCGGAGCCGGACTGGTCGCGTGAACGCATTCAACGCTCGCAACTACACCAGAAGCACTTCGGATATTTTCACGATCAACACAAAATGAAGCTGGAGCTACACGCGCGACTTTGTAACAACCGCTTTCTGACGCCGCTGCACTTTGATCCGAAGCGCGTGATGCTGGTAAAGCTTGCGGGATGCGGCGTTAGTTTGCCCACGCTACCTATACGGGATCTGGTGCTGCATTTGTGTTTGCACGGCACATCGCACTCGTGGATGCGACTGAAGTGGCTGGCCGATATCGTAGCTCTGCTGCACACATGGTCTGCAGCAGAACTGCAGGAACTAGCGGCCTATGCAAAGGAGTGCCGCCTGGAGCGGCAACTGGCGCAAGCAGTGGCCCTGAGTGAGGCATTGTGCGATGCGTCACTGCCCATCACCTTTCCGCCCTCCAATCGCGTAAAAATTGCCACGCGATTAGCCGTGTCGATTCTTTCCGCAGGCCAAGGGGCAGACGACCCCTATAGCCACATGTTTAATACGTCATTCATAGAGCTTTCGCAGTTCCTGGTGTCGCACAATGCGCGATCGCTAGCGGCACAAGTCGGCGATCTGGCCACTTCAGGCGGATACTATTCCAATCACAATATCGTGGCAGTGGCCCCCAAGCGCATGCTGGAGTGGCTGCAGAAAAGAACGCGCCAACTACTGCGATAA
- a CDS encoding MIP/aquaporin family protein, which translates to MIARSPVLGEFMGTFVLLLLGNGVCAAVTLKRSKAQDAGWMVIAAGWAFAVLCGIFVAQLFGSADAYINPAFTLAFAIKGNAYGNLIPYVLAQVAGAFCGAAATWLFYLPLWGLTEAQDAKLGVFATIPAVRNYGWALFCEALASFILVLVAGAMTSKLVLTTGVAGLSPLLVSLLIWSIGLSLGATTGYAINPARDFGPRLAHALLPIAGKGSSDWAYAWVPVLGPLLGGGLAGWVLLALGA; encoded by the coding sequence GTGATTGCACGCAGCCCGGTACTGGGCGAATTTATGGGAACGTTTGTGCTGCTGCTGCTGGGCAACGGCGTGTGTGCGGCAGTGACACTGAAGCGTAGCAAAGCACAGGACGCGGGTTGGATGGTCATCGCCGCAGGATGGGCTTTTGCCGTACTGTGCGGCATCTTTGTAGCGCAGTTATTCGGATCGGCTGATGCGTACATCAACCCCGCATTCACGCTGGCCTTTGCGATCAAAGGCAATGCGTACGGAAACCTGATTCCCTATGTGCTGGCACAGGTGGCAGGCGCATTCTGCGGTGCTGCTGCAACATGGTTGTTTTACCTGCCGCTGTGGGGTTTAACGGAAGCACAGGACGCAAAACTCGGTGTCTTCGCAACCATCCCTGCGGTCCGGAATTATGGATGGGCGCTGTTTTGCGAGGCACTGGCATCTTTCATCCTGGTGCTTGTTGCCGGCGCCATGACCAGCAAACTGGTGCTCACAACCGGCGTGGCTGGGCTAAGCCCATTGTTAGTTAGCTTACTTATCTGGTCGATTGGTCTATCGCTCGGCGCAACCACCGGCTATGCCATCAACCCTGCCCGCGACTTCGGCCCTCGGCTGGCGCATGCATTACTTCCCATCGCAGGCAAGGGTTCAAGCGACTGGGCCTATGCGTGGGTTCCGGTGCTCGGCCCGCTGCTGGGCGGAGGGCTGGCAGGCTGGGTTTTGCTGGCACTGGGTGCGTAA
- a CDS encoding glycerol-3-phosphate dehydrogenase/oxidase has product MNRTAMLDAVKAHGDTPWDVVIIGGGATGVGVAVDAAVRGYKTLLVEREDFGKGTSSRSTKLVHGGVRYLEQGNISLVMEALKERGLLRQNAPHLVHDLPFVVPNYEWWEAPFYGIGMKIYDLLATKYSFGKSKILSREETLERLPTISQDGLRGGVVYHDGQFDDTRLLTHLVMTAADHGATVLNYCGAVGLLRGEDGFLHGVTLEDGVSGERFNVQAKVVVNATGIFTDEVRRMAEPDVQTMVSPSQGIHLVFEKSFLRADTAIMVPRTSDGRVLFAIPWHEHTVVGTTDTPIDHPSYEPKPLEEEIEFVLETAGEYLSRKPTRDDILAIYVGIRPLVKAAGSDGSKTSALSRDHTIHIDGSGLLTIVGGKWTTYRHMAEDTVNHAATLGHLPDVTCATADLHVHGWSDAEDLGHLQVYGSDAAKIRALASSSPELAQQLHPALPYLAAEVVWAAREEMAVTVEDVLSRRTRALLLNARAAIAMAPRTAQLMAAELDHDETWQQAQVNAFTALAQQYLPQ; this is encoded by the coding sequence ATGAATCGTACAGCGATGCTAGATGCCGTTAAGGCACACGGCGATACGCCTTGGGATGTGGTCATCATCGGCGGTGGCGCTACAGGCGTGGGTGTGGCGGTGGATGCTGCGGTGCGTGGCTACAAGACGTTGCTGGTGGAACGCGAAGACTTTGGCAAAGGCACATCCAGCCGCAGCACTAAGCTGGTACATGGCGGCGTGCGCTATCTGGAACAGGGCAATATCTCGCTGGTAATGGAGGCGCTGAAGGAACGCGGGTTGCTGCGGCAGAATGCTCCGCATCTTGTCCACGACCTGCCGTTTGTGGTGCCGAACTATGAGTGGTGGGAAGCCCCGTTCTACGGCATTGGCATGAAGATCTATGACCTGCTGGCGACGAAGTATTCGTTTGGCAAGTCAAAAATTCTTTCGCGCGAAGAGACACTGGAACGTCTGCCAACGATCTCGCAGGATGGACTGCGCGGCGGCGTTGTTTATCACGATGGACAGTTTGATGACACGCGGCTGCTGACGCATCTGGTGATGACTGCAGCGGATCATGGCGCGACCGTGTTGAATTACTGCGGAGCCGTTGGCCTGCTTCGCGGCGAAGATGGATTTCTGCATGGTGTAACGCTGGAAGACGGCGTAAGTGGCGAACGTTTTAACGTTCAAGCAAAGGTCGTAGTGAATGCGACGGGCATCTTCACCGACGAAGTGCGGCGCATGGCCGAGCCCGACGTTCAGACGATGGTGTCGCCTTCCCAGGGCATTCATCTGGTGTTTGAAAAGAGCTTTCTGCGTGCGGACACAGCGATCATGGTGCCGCGTACAAGCGATGGCCGCGTACTGTTCGCCATTCCGTGGCATGAGCACACCGTAGTGGGAACAACAGACACGCCGATTGATCATCCCAGCTATGAGCCAAAGCCTCTGGAAGAAGAGATTGAATTTGTGCTGGAAACAGCAGGCGAATATCTTTCGCGCAAACCCACGCGCGATGACATTCTGGCCATCTACGTAGGGATTCGTCCTCTGGTAAAGGCCGCGGGAAGCGATGGATCTAAGACAAGCGCATTATCACGCGATCATACGATTCACATTGATGGCAGTGGCCTGCTCACCATTGTTGGCGGCAAGTGGACCACATATCGCCACATGGCCGAAGACACAGTGAACCATGCGGCCACACTGGGGCATTTGCCCGATGTGACATGCGCAACAGCCGATCTGCATGTGCATGGATGGAGCGACGCGGAAGACCTGGGCCATCTACAGGTGTATGGCAGCGATGCGGCGAAGATTCGCGCGCTGGCTTCTTCGTCGCCCGAGCTTGCGCAGCAGCTGCATCCGGCACTTCCCTACCTCGCCGCAGAAGTCGTCTGGGCGGCGCGCGAGGAGATGGCCGTTACTGTTGAAGATGTGCTGTCGCGCCGGACACGCGCACTGTTGCTGAATGCAAGAGCAGCCATTGCGATGGCACCGCGCACCGCGCAATTAATGGCTGCCGAGCTGGATCATGACGAAACATGGCAGCAGGCACAGGTAAATGCGTTTACGGCATTGGCACAGCAGTATCTGCCGCAGTAG
- the glpK gene encoding glycerol kinase GlpK — MAKYVLALDQGTTSSRAILVDHAGAIAGTAQHEFTQIFPEGKAGWVEHDPFEILTSQLTSAVEVLGRAGVRPRDVASLGITNQRETTVVWERTTGKPVYNAIVWQDRRTASMCEQLRDEGVEEDVRRRTGLRLDPYFSGTKVTWILDNVAGAREKAERGELAFGTVDSWLVWNLTSGKKHITDRTNASRTLLYNIVEDKWDDEMLRLLRVPRSMMPEVVWSSEKLGPVSTTLGLEGVEIAGIAGDQQSALFGQMCTKPGDAKNTYGTGCFLLQHIGNEFRESQNRLLTTLACSTNRRPEYALEGSVFIGGAVVQWLRDGLGIIERSSDVEKLAQSVPDNGGVLFVPAFTGLGAPHWDPYASGMIIGMGRGTTKGHIARAALESIALQTTDLMRAMNADTGVPLRELRVDGGATANDTLMQFQADLLGVPVHRPANLETTALGAAFLAGLAVGFWNSTDEIQRVQGEGTLFTPQHDYDALYARWKEAVERAKGWNA; from the coding sequence ATGGCGAAGTATGTTCTGGCGCTGGATCAGGGAACGACGAGTTCGCGCGCCATCCTGGTGGACCATGCGGGCGCAATTGCGGGCACGGCGCAGCATGAGTTCACGCAGATTTTCCCCGAAGGCAAAGCGGGTTGGGTGGAGCATGATCCGTTTGAGATTCTCACCAGCCAGCTAACCTCTGCCGTGGAGGTGCTGGGACGCGCCGGTGTGCGACCGCGCGATGTGGCGTCGCTGGGCATTACGAATCAGCGCGAAACGACCGTGGTGTGGGAGCGCACAACGGGCAAGCCTGTTTATAACGCCATTGTGTGGCAGGATCGCCGCACTGCATCCATGTGCGAACAGCTTCGCGACGAAGGTGTGGAAGAAGATGTTCGCCGCCGTACCGGGTTGCGCCTGGACCCCTATTTCAGCGGCACAAAAGTCACGTGGATTCTGGACAACGTTGCCGGTGCGCGTGAAAAGGCAGAGCGTGGCGAGCTTGCATTTGGCACCGTGGATAGCTGGCTGGTGTGGAACCTGACCAGCGGCAAAAAACACATCACCGACCGCACCAATGCCTCGCGCACGCTGCTGTACAACATCGTGGAGGACAAGTGGGACGACGAGATGCTGCGGCTGCTGCGTGTGCCCCGCAGCATGATGCCGGAGGTGGTGTGGTCCAGCGAGAAGCTTGGCCCTGTCTCCACCACGCTGGGACTGGAAGGTGTAGAGATTGCAGGCATTGCGGGCGATCAACAATCGGCGCTATTCGGACAGATGTGCACGAAGCCCGGCGATGCAAAGAACACCTATGGCACCGGATGCTTTCTGCTGCAGCACATTGGCAACGAGTTTCGCGAGAGCCAGAATCGACTGCTGACGACGCTGGCGTGCTCGACCAACCGCAGACCGGAATATGCGCTGGAAGGGTCTGTTTTTATTGGCGGCGCGGTGGTGCAGTGGCTGCGCGACGGACTTGGCATCATTGAAAGAAGCAGTGATGTGGAGAAGCTGGCGCAGAGCGTTCCGGATAACGGTGGTGTGTTGTTTGTCCCTGCGTTTACCGGCCTCGGCGCGCCGCATTGGGACCCGTATGCCAGCGGCATGATCATTGGCATGGGTCGCGGCACCACAAAGGGACACATTGCGCGCGCAGCACTGGAGAGCATCGCGCTTCAGACTACGGACCTGATGCGTGCGATGAATGCAGACACAGGCGTGCCGCTGCGCGAATTGCGCGTGGATGGTGGCGCGACAGCAAACGACACCCTGATGCAGTTTCAGGCAGATTTGCTGGGCGTGCCGGTGCATCGGCCTGCAAATCTGGAAACAACGGCTTTGGGAGCAGCATTTCTTGCGGGACTTGCCGTTGGCTTCTGGAACAGCACAGATGAAATTCAGCGCGTGCAAGGGGAAGGAACATTGTTCACACCGCAGCACGATTACGATGCCTTATATGCGCGTTGGAAAGAAGCCGTGGAACGCGCGAAGGGATGGAACGCATGA
- a CDS encoding aminodeoxychorismate/anthranilate synthase component II produces MVFVLDNYDSFTYNLVQYMGELGAEMVIRRNDEMTPEEIEALNPDHILISPGPCTPQEAGVSIDLIKHYAGKRKRTPILGVCLGHQALGAAFGGNVVRAARLMHGKTSQVHHDGRTLFKGIDQDMTCTRYHSLVVSPEGLPKELEVSARTQDPEGEVIMALRHRELPIEGVQFHPESVLTQNGKRLIENFLKM; encoded by the coding sequence ATGGTCTTCGTTCTGGACAACTACGATTCGTTCACCTACAACCTGGTGCAGTATATGGGCGAGCTGGGCGCGGAGATGGTTATCCGCCGGAACGACGAAATGACGCCGGAAGAGATTGAAGCGCTGAACCCGGACCACATTCTGATCTCGCCCGGTCCCTGCACGCCGCAGGAAGCGGGAGTCTCCATTGATCTGATCAAGCACTATGCGGGCAAGCGCAAGCGCACGCCGATTCTGGGCGTCTGCCTCGGTCATCAGGCGTTGGGTGCAGCGTTTGGTGGCAACGTGGTTCGCGCGGCACGCCTGATGCACGGCAAGACCAGCCAGGTGCACCACGATGGGCGCACGCTCTTCAAAGGCATTGACCAGGACATGACCTGCACACGCTACCACTCGCTGGTGGTCAGCCCGGAAGGTCTGCCGAAGGAGCTTGAAGTTTCCGCACGCACGCAGGACCCTGAGGGCGAAGTCATCATGGCGTTGCGCCACCGCGAATTGCCCATTGAGGGCGTTCAGTTTCATCCGGAAAGCGTGCTCACGCAAAACGGAAAACGCCTGATTGAAAACTTCCTGAAGATGTAA
- a CDS encoding nuclease yields MRRAFVFTAVLVCAIHGNAQQSLGSVKTQGNEVSGLVRVSNGNAVIGNSAAVAAGVQPAEVTLSRGGSVKICSGSAAHLAQTSIAVAKPPMMMAVDRGAVEIRTAAEKTDSILTPDLRFELSDAAPLDLRIRIVPNGDTCVDNAGKNAPILHVTETFGDGTYFIRPGQRVLFEHGSLREVVDHESSSCGCPRPDDLVLAGKGKLGDGKVTDEAKSHPFPEAVSQGLQQPEPPQPAPVGETHTRVNSTLAYSGATNTVTGPPGESTTAADAATPVAASHVVPASAAAVPPAAAPATDVHVASTKPPEEGPHPFRAIGNFFRKLFGVHD; encoded by the coding sequence ATGCGCCGCGCCTTTGTCTTCACTGCAGTTCTCGTGTGTGCGATTCATGGAAATGCCCAGCAATCGCTGGGTTCTGTGAAGACGCAGGGCAACGAAGTCAGTGGCCTGGTGCGTGTGAGCAATGGCAATGCAGTCATTGGCAATAGCGCTGCTGTGGCTGCGGGCGTGCAGCCTGCTGAAGTCACACTGAGCCGCGGCGGCTCAGTGAAAATCTGTTCCGGGTCTGCAGCACATCTGGCGCAGACGAGCATCGCCGTCGCGAAACCGCCCATGATGATGGCGGTGGACCGTGGCGCAGTTGAAATCCGTACCGCTGCGGAAAAGACAGACAGCATCCTCACGCCGGACCTGCGATTCGAACTCTCCGATGCAGCGCCGCTGGACCTGCGCATCCGCATTGTGCCCAACGGCGACACGTGCGTGGACAACGCGGGCAAGAATGCCCCGATCCTGCATGTGACGGAGACGTTTGGCGACGGTACATATTTCATTCGTCCGGGCCAGCGCGTGCTGTTTGAACACGGTAGCTTGCGCGAAGTGGTGGACCACGAAAGCTCGTCCTGCGGATGTCCTCGCCCTGATGATCTCGTTCTGGCAGGTAAGGGCAAGCTGGGTGACGGCAAGGTCACAGACGAAGCGAAGTCGCATCCGTTCCCTGAAGCTGTAAGCCAGGGGCTGCAACAGCCGGAACCGCCACAGCCCGCGCCTGTGGGGGAAACGCATACTCGGGTGAACAGCACGCTGGCTTACAGCGGTGCCACCAACACCGTGACCGGGCCTCCGGGTGAGAGCACAACGGCAGCGGATGCTGCTACGCCTGTTGCTGCATCACATGTGGTGCCTGCTTCGGCAGCAGCAGTGCCGCCTGCAGCAGCGCCTGCAACGGATGTGCATGTGGCATCCACAAAGCCGCCAGAAGAAGGCCCGCATCCCTTCCGTGCGATTGGCAACTTCTTCCGCAAGCTGTTCGGCGTTCACGACTAA